attaaaaagaatccaagatatctctattgacatgagattttttgggtagagcccaagagcaaagcctcaTGTCATTGTAGGAGGtctggagcaggtcaggatgatcaGATATTCGCAGGGAGACCTAAAGCAGgtcagagtgaccagatgctcgcgggtAGACCCGGACCATGAAAATAAttatggtccttcgtttgaggggaaaTAATTATGGTCTTTCGTTTGAGGAAAAGATTGTTAAGGTTCAATGAAAGATCCGGACCAGCTTGGTTTGTATATCACACAGATCTTGCAGAAGAAAAAGTAAATCTATTTAGTAGATAGATTAACAAAATACTATTTGACTTTCAGTGTTCATTATCTCTAATACACAGATTAATTTGTTCTTTAATGACACTTTTCAACAATAgcttatttattaaataaaaaattatatttaaaaaaaaactccactgattttttttttaaataccagTGAACCGTCAAGTTACAATTAATTTCATGTCAAAGTTATAGCCGGCTCATTTAAAAAATAGCCACCCTTAAAATCGGTCCACTAGGTATAGAAGAAGATAAATTCAGGTACATAGGAAGATTCGACTTTGATTGTTAATCAGAAATATCATACGTTTACTATCTATAGGGACTAATTGACTCATCTAGGTTCTTTCTTGATTCTGTCTGAAATTGATGGAGATGATGTACCGGATACTTGGCTCTTATATTGATTATGTGAAGATTCTAagctggcaaaaaaaaaaaaaaaaagactccgAGCCGCCCTACGTGTCAAAAAGAATGTCAACAACCGGGTCAGGGAGGGGGGTCCGGCGCAggtactccgacgctcaagtcagtaactGATCCAAGTCGTAAGCATTACATGAACAGTGGATGCATAATGTAGCTTCTGTAGAGCATTTGCGTAATGTAAGCATACTTGCGTCTGTAGATGAACACCCCATTTATAGTATTAATGTTTTGTCTACGCATAAATCTCAAAGCATTTCTGAAAAAGGACAAACTATAAAAATGTTTTAACACATGTCCTAAAATAGATCCGCAATCTTTGCGTTTGGCATAGTGGAAGTTTCTAGAGTACATCTTGTATATAGAATATTCTCTGTCATCCGTGGTGCAAAGTGCCAAAAAGGAATGTGGAGCCGTTGGGTTGAGGGACCCTTAATATGCTTAGTCAGCAAATCGATCGAGCCCCTTCCGTAGTCCAATTAGCTGTCGCTCATAGAAACGACCAGGTCGGATTTGAGGAATGTTGTCGGGGACTCGTCCTTCACACAGTCACTCCGGTCGAACTAAGTGTCTAGTTTGTCCGATCAGACAATAAGTTCGATCGACTAGATTACTTGGCTCGAATACTTGATCACGTTATCCCCGAGTGATGAAGAAGACTTTGCTCTAGAAGATATTGACTCAACTTGGGGCTTTCTAATATTGAGGGATTCGGGATCTGAATGACCCAAGGGTGCGATTGGATAACCACTCAACTGAATGAATGGACAATGCTCCCTTTTTTAACTTTGGTTGTCATATCAACCGATCTCCTAAATTTTGACCCAACTCGGGGGCCACCTTATTCACCATATCATTCCTAAATCGGATGCGTAATTGGCCAATTGACTAGCTTATGATTCGGGACAGAGTCCGATTGGGTGACTCTAAATCTATTTAATTGATAGATTAACAAACAGATTTTCTTCCCAAATATAGATATATGTTTAATGATATCTAATAAAATGTAAGAGCAACTGCAATGCGACGTTAATATTACATTATAATGCTATTGTACATTTATTTACCGTTGTGGGGGTGTGCCTCCGCGTTCATCTGCTTGAACGTGTTCAAGACATTGAACGCGTTCAAGCATGCATGGGGTGGGCTAGGGATGGCCCACCccatgtgtatatatataattttaaattttatttattaaaaaaatacattttaaaataaaaattaaaaattaaataaaacagtTAGTTTTTTAACCGCTAATTAATGGCTAGTTCAAAATTTCATCTATAAATATCCACCAATATGTACACATATTTTCATTCCAACTCACTACTCTTTCAATTCCACTCTCTAAATATTCTCcccatttatttttttaagttcctactatcttattttctatccgaaatggatgaaaataataggacatttttttaaaaaattcttgaaTTCTACAAACAACTCGCAAGAATATTCATCTTCCCAAAATCCACAAATTCAACCAAATTATCAATACTCACATCCATTTCCAAATATGTCATTTCCTTcacaaaaatcttcaaaatttccaAGGTTTTGGAAATTTTATGAATCATCCGAATTATGCCCCTCGAGGTCTATATCAACCGCTTCCAACCGAATATTGGTAAAATATGAGTCATCTGTATTTCACGTCGTCAGTTGTTCATGGATATGGTACCCCGCACACAACTGGTATGTCTTTCACTCCTTCAATGTCGAATGAACCTACAACTCTGATTTTTGTCCCAGAGACTCGACTTTCTGACCGTGAATCCCTAATTGAGGTGCTCAATTTAGAAAAAGCGATTTCAAATGCTAAGAGTACAAGAAAGCGTTCAAGTTGGACAAAGGTTGAAGACGAGGTCTTAGTGAGAAGTTTTGTCACTATCAGTGATGATCCAATAATCGACAATGATCAAAAGGCGGATGCTTTTTGGGGATGTGTTGCAAGCTACTACAATGAGAATCTTCCCCTAGTTTCAAACACCAGAAGTGCAAATGTTATACGGTCACATTGGcacaatacaatccaaaagaagGTATATCGATTCAATGCAAATTACAATAGTATTTATAGTTCATATTGAAGTGGTCACAGTGACGAAGATATATTGAGGTTTGCGTACGAAAAATATGGATCCGAAAATAATGGTGTTGCATTCAATCTCGAACATATGTGGAGAATTGTCAAAGATCGTCCAATGTTTACTCCACAGTCCGCTGATCACTTTGTGGCCACAAAGAAGACGAGGATCACAGAGTCGGGAGCAAGCAACATCTCCTCCAACCAAGATGTGAGTATAGACTTGGATGATGAAGATACTCGTCCAATGGGacaaaaggcaaaaaaaaaaaaaggaaaagacaaagtaAAATCGACCATGGAGGATCTGACAATAAACTACAACAATATTATCACAAAGTTTATTGAGTGCACAAGCATGAAGAAGTCCGAAGTTGATTTGAAACAAAAACAACTCGAAGTAGAGGAGATTAAGGCAAAAATTGCCTTGTCAAAATATGAAGCTAAGAATCGTCGCTTGAAGTTGAAGGAGTACGAAATATTGAACAAAGACACCTCACAGATGACAAAGGAGCagcttatcatacatgaatgTCTATGCTAGGATATTAGGTCGAGATGGAAAATCTAAATTGTTTACTCAATGttcattttctagtattattataTTTTCGAGTGATGGTAATTTTTAAGTATTGTATTTCTCATTTCGATTaatgtgatttttaattattataattttgcaAAATAGTCGTTATGAACTAGCCTTGGAAACTAGTTGTTGCAACTAGCCGTTGGAAATTAGCCGTTGTAAACTAGGCGTTACAAACTAACCGTTGCAAACTAACCGTTGCAAACTAACCGTTGCAAATTAGCCGTTGCAACGTGACGTTGCAAACTAGTCATTGCAAACTAGTCGTTGCAtgagaaaaataatatatatagacACATTATGCTACGAGATTTTCATTCGACTATCATACCATTTCTCAAACATTCCTCCAAAAATGTCTCATTCTACAGGCAACTCTAGCTCAAGTTCCAGCTCGACAAGCGAAGATAAAGTCCATGTTGAAATCGATGAGCAAGCTTATGATCTGGGTGAAGAACTGATGTTATTGGTTCTTCAACAACATCAACAACTTATGGAAGCATATCAGAGGAGGGACACACGCAGAAGAAGATTCGTCCAAAGAAATCATGAAGCCGGACATGAGAGGCTCGTCAATGATGATTTCTCTATAAACTCGGTGTTTCACGATGAAATATTTCGAAGACGATTTCGAATGCGAAAAGAGTTATTCCTCCGCATAGTGAATGCATTAGAGATATCATTCAACAATTTTTCAACATAGGGACGATGTTGTGCGAAGAAAAGGGTTGTCACCGTTGTGATTTGTCAACTGGCTTACGGAGTCCCCGCCGATCATCTTGACGAGTACCTACGTATGGGTGAATCTGTTGGGACCTttatgcccgctagagggggggtgaatagcgtttcctcgcgcacttgtgcttgcttcgtcttgatatgcagcggaaaataaaatacaaacacactacaacgctaacacacggatttacttggtatccacctcaagatgaggtgactaatccaaggatccacacacgatgctatctccactaatgaaacactccttctcggtcgcagccggaggcggagaagcctcgtacaaactcacacaacaacacaaacaaaaatacaagaagagagtacaagatacaaatgaaaacactacttcttcttgcttacttgttgcttgttgttgcctcttgaaccttgagagaatactgccaagagccttcaagaactggcagtgaagatcggagaaagtcGCTGAAGATCGCCAAAAAATCGCAGAGAGAAGATTGCAAAAATCTGatgaagaaaacgctccgcccagactttaaacagtgctcccaatccatccctaatcgattgccacgtcagcaccgctccatcgcaaccatccatcacctgcatcctacgcaacggtcacttcccaatagatcgaccgatagattgggacttcctgaatcgatcgcccgatcgattcagaacctttctgtgctctcacatccgcgtgagagcttctgctgcccaatcgattgaccgatcgattgttAACTCCCcatcaatcgcccgatcgattggaaaagcttctgtgctcgcgattcgacatcccaatcaatcggctgattgattgggcttTTCCACAATCGCAACacagtccaatcgatcaactgattgattggaccctggttcaatcgattgcccaatcgattgaccagtctggacttgactcaatctcaagtccaaagtctccaaacCAACTCCCAGTCAACAGTGacatgttgggtctccatgcctagcatttggccacatccGACCAACTTCGAACTAgtcttctaacctcctccatcagccttgcatccctcggatatctccccatccttcacacattaccttcaggagcttctttcggcctcatcctagttgtcaggttttccttgccaagtcataccatgacttaccttgccaagaccacatgcttggactttccaattgcctcgctcctcaccaggattttctcctttgccaagatcatacttggactttccaactgcttggctcctcaccaggactttctcctgcctagcccctcattaggactttcctgttgcctggttcctcactaggactttctcctttgacaagatcacacttgaaatttccaactgcctggctcctcaccaggactttctcttgcctagatcctcactagggctttctcgttgcctgactcctcatcaggactttccaaatgcctaacattcagttaggactttcccagtcaagtctcctgtcaaccttgacatacttaacttgtattctcatcaacttggtcaaccctttgaccatctccttAACCGGACTAttactccagcaatctccttatattgacaaatatcaaaactcaaatcctgactcaaacttgactcaactcaagcttagtcaaactggtcaaccttgacctaaggaaatTGTCCCAACAGAATCAACTGCCATCAGGTGTCTTTTCAAGTTCTGCGAATACGTGGTTGAAATATTTGGTGATAGATATTCGAGAAGGCCAAATGCTGATGATGTTCAACGTcttcttcaaatgcatgatgAAAGACATGACTTCCCTGACATGTTAGGCAACCTTGATTGTATGCACTGGAAATGGAAAAATTGTCCAGTTGTTGGAAAGGTCAATTTACAAGGGGACATGAGTCACCAATAATTGTACTTGAAGTGATCACATCTCATGACTTGTAGATATGACATGCATTTTTTGGGGTCGCCGGTTCACGTAACGATATTAATGTGTTATATGAATTCCCCATATTCAACAACGTCTTGCAAGGAAATATGCCGGAGATTAATTTCACGTTGAACGACACTACATATACGAAGGGTATTATCTAACAAATAGAATTTATCCCGAGTGAGCTACTTTTGTTAAGACTTTTCCTTACCCGgaggtgttaggaccaaaagtagctagagggggggggggggggggtgaatagctcgtcgcgtgctcgttgctcggtgttgcttgtttcttcaagaatgcgcagcggaaaatacagaaacaaacacaaacacgctaacactaggattttacttggtatccacctcacaagaggtgactaatccaaggatccacaccaacgcacacaccctccactatgaataacactcctttatggtaactaccaaaggcggagaagccctacaacactctcaatacaagaagaagaaagggaaatacaagttaagcaaaagcttacaagatgtgccgtaaaaaccctaaccctaacttcttcctcttgcaatagatccgcctcttgacttggaaagcctccaagaaccttcaagaactggcgatcacgtgcttgtagagagctgtggaggagctggaatgaatctgagaagagctcgtaaagagataccgaagaccacgctcgcctgcggctttaaacccgacgcaacggtcggatcccgatcgattcgaatgttccgaatcgatcggggaggctttggatcgatccagagcgcctctgtgctcaggaaacgcgcctggatcgatccacggatcgatccagcgcttatcgcgcgaagcagcatcgtcccgatcgatcggctgatcgatcgggacctctggatcgatccacggatcgatccagaagctttctgttcgctgggaagaatatagatcgatctactgatcgatccacagcctggatcgatccacagatcgatccagcacttggtttttgcccaaaaccaagtcccaaacctccctaaccaacatccggtcaaccttgacctgttggtacatcatgcctcgcatctggtcactcccttgacctgctaggactccccaccaagtgtccggtcaatccctttgacccacttggacttttactcgtcgtgccaagtatccggtcactccattgacctacttggacttccaccagatgtctggtcaaccttgacccatctggacttccttccttgccaagtatccagtcaatcctttgacctacttggacttcccaacaccagatgtccgatcatccttgatccatctggatttccttccttgcctggcttcactcaccaggactttcacctagcttcactcactagggttttccatctgcctagcttcactcactaggactttcacctagcttcactcactagggttttccatctgcctagcttcactcactaggactttcacctggcttcactcaccaggatttccttctgcctagcttcactcactaggactttcactctgcctgacattccagttaggacttcccagtcaagtatccagtcaaccttgatctacttgactcttcttcaatcaatatcttattgtcaaacatctaaacccaaaccaagactcagcttggttacccaggtcaaccttgacctgagggatattgcaccaacaatctccccctttttgatgtttgacaataccacaataacacttacaatcccatatgtaagttaggctaatcccatagcctccttcttcatgccactaggtaatgaaagcataaattaagctcttcattctccccctaagagggcaaactccctctaggtaatgaaagcctaacttactccctttcatgagtcctttcattctccccctatgaccttcccataggtaatgaaggactaagcttaaccatacattctccccctattggcacacatcaacccatcgttggacacacatcaacctatgctccaattctgggcacacttcaacaaatccatttgttgaagactctccccctgaagagttgctcatcgttgttcacaacatcactcgttgtgatcaacacgataatgaaggtcccatacccttcatttatccttaacttctccctcaatgtagacaactacccacccttgagcattatctactacttgagtgtccacttgaaataatgaggatatccactccccatttctccccatttcaagtgtaaatgctcaaccttgagcaagtttacaacagaaggttaaccaccttccaaggttcatgaaaaataatttttatgtctttaaagagtccctccccctaaagacatggtggtaacttctgtcattgcaccaacaatgacttggaatccctaaaacattaggaaacccaaatttggaagttttgaggttcaaatattcaaaatttgaaactacctcaacctaaacttctacttagtcttcgttaaccaatccatccttgttttcaacatgaaaacacccattgtatgtatacaaatgtatttaaggggtttggaatggttacctagactcaaggaggttcaaagatgctgaaatcaggccagcaatcccaatcgattgagttgggttccaatcgattgaacctttctcgaatcgatccacggatcgattcagactcctgatcgatcggttgatcgatccagcgagcttctgctccgATTGAgccgttgaatcgatccatggatcgattcagaactcaatcgatccatggatcgatcggactcgatagttgctgaaattctatttcagtcaacgaaacccctagaaaattctacaaaatccaaaaattatgaaatttcgtgtagacattatttagggcatacttaatcatggaaaaatagctttctatgaaaatacatcatattttcaaagattgacacaaacttgagaacttgcaaaaactttagtgtttttcttcaagtttgtgtctaactattcaatggtgattactatcaaaagatagccttcaccaaggttttccaaaaacattttaaaaacattttcaaaaccaatatcccatcatgttccttgggcataatgcacatgacttgtacattagctttcccaatgatgggaaaacacataactatgtgttttgatgaacctaaaactcaaaagaatacactaaatcaacatcttgagttttgttcatcatcctaacatctcacttgtatctaatgtgcactaaaacacatataagtcaccttatagtctttgtgagatgtagattttggttttgccctattctagggatcatgcatatctatctaggcattttagaaatgttagacatccacctaggatgtcacttgtcaataagtgtcgttaaatgccattcgtccttaattacaaggaattaaacttaatgcatgattatgttatggcatacatcaaaataaaatagctttcaaaagaaagatttctataactacatgatgtatgtatggcatgacatggtatttttgtatttttcatgataagtcatgaatgcaaaatccaaataagataaaatatgatgtcatggcatattatgagcaaacaatcatggcatggtttagcataaataaaatatacctagattacctatctaagtatcgttaatcttagctaatcctaaaacttaaaccctagattgcccaaagtgcttcaagagagtgccaaaacctaaatgggcatttctaattctcttgattaatttatgtcaattgaaattaagcttatcctcaaatgttggcatattccatttttcctcaagagtaatcacataaatcaaggcccggagtgccttaaaatttctaagagaataccaaaatcccaacttggtatttctctaggttttcccaatttatgcctttttaagataaaatcaattttccaccattaggcacattttactctttcaaggagtaaataataattccatttcattttcaaaggttaacaaaaaccttgaaaatgctccttgagtgtcaatttcctcaaagttgggttaactacccttctaatcggagttgacactctctaacccatctatgggggtagagaagatgctcctaggaacccaacacctattggtgctccttggatgctctaggtactcactagggataacttccctagataccttcctagtgaccttgttgggcttcttagaagccttggtcacattttctaggtcaactctagggataacctcccttatgaccttgtttgtgactttcttagacttcttagaagtcttagtcacatttattgcaaaaatactcttagggatgacttccctagtattcttggcttgaccactagacctagggtttgttccataactatatggaactctatggtaagagggcacatccttcttagcctttggtttgtatcccaaacctctatggccattggatgacttttgtacccctagacttaggttatgctcattttgccctaataggatattttccatcctttttagggtcttttccattttatcaagtcttgacctcaagacttgattttccatcactaagtccttagtttttggttttccattaagttcatgagcatttttgtttctaggcttgtatcttacatccttagagttatcgcctaggtttttacctacattcctagccttagggatagtagttttggcatgtagggccacatgcttttccttaaagccctcatgcttcctattcttatggtaaatcgcattaaaatgataaaagttagaaccatcatgctttttaccataatgtaaaggagtaggctcaataaatgttaccttcttctttaccttggaggctcccccttgcctagtgcctccttgagccttgaccaccttcttccccttggggcattgacttcggtaatgccccttttgattgcaagagaagcatataatatgctccttgctcttctttgtgttgggaatgatctccttgggcttcgccttgcccttttgtgccacttggcccttcttcttggtcaatttaggacacttgctcttatagtgcccatgttccctacactcaaaacatattatatgatttttattattaattgaaatgtttatacctctgcttgcaggggtggcatctttttctttggatccgtaggtagaagcttcctcttgatcggaccttgattctcctccatttgatttttcttgacttttggaggtagaagcttcttcctcctcttcttctcttgacccggatgtagaagcttcttcttcttcttgctccggtgtcaccaaggattgctccccctcaatcctagaggtggaggcttcatcatcttgaatgtgaaacaaggagtatgctccctccttgttcccttcggtgcattcccttgaggatgaagcttcttggatttcctcttcttcggaggttgagtatctctcaacctcggagtcctcctcttggtcttgctccaaagagtcaccctctctggattcttcattatcttgtacagtggaggggatctcttcatgaagcttagccaatttgctccaaagttcctttgcatcttcaaattctccaattttgcaaagaatggtgcttggcaataaattgaccaaaagcttggtcacattgtcatttgcctcgcacctttggacttgctccgggctccatttgcttttctttagaactttgccctttgaatttcttggaaccttgaaaccttccattagagcaaaccattgctctatctccatcatcaagaaattttcaattcttgatctccaagaatcgaagcttgtggatgtgtatggtggagccacccttgtgtcaaatccaagtccatcttggaattgcatcttgaagttgagcttgataaagtcttgaacttgaagaattt
This region of Zingiber officinale cultivar Zhangliang chromosome 9A, Zo_v1.1, whole genome shotgun sequence genomic DNA includes:
- the LOC122019035 gene encoding glutathione S-transferase T3-like; its protein translation is MSHLYFTSSVVHGYGTPHTTGMSFTPSMSNEPTTLIFVPETRLSDRESLIEVLNLEKAISNAKSTRKRSSWTKVEDEVLVRSFVTISDDPIIDNDQKADAFWGCVASYYNENLPLVSNTRSANVIRGHSDEDILRFAYEKYGSENNGVAFNLEHMWRIVKDRPMFTPQSADHFVATKKTRITESGASNISSNQDVSIDLDDEDTRPMGQKAKKKKGKDKVKSTMEDLTINYNNIITKFIECTSMKKSEVDLKQKQLEVEEIKAKIALSKYEAKNRRLKLKEYEILNKDTSQMTKEQLIIHECLC